One stretch of Hymenobacter chitinivorans DSM 11115 DNA includes these proteins:
- the gap gene encoding type I glyceraldehyde-3-phosphate dehydrogenase, translating into MAKIKVAINGFGRIGRLTFKSLLGRDNVEVVAINDLTDNKTLAHLLKYDSVHGRFNGTVSYDEESLTVNGQRIAALAERDPKLLPWGSMGVDVVLESTGRFVDEAGAGQHITAGAKKVVISAPATGNIPTVVLGVNEDILTGDETIISNASCTTNCLAPMAKVLDEVFGIEKGYITTVHAYTSDQNLQDAPHKDLRRARAAAYSIIPTSTGAAKAVGLVLPTLKGKLDGLAMRVPVPDGSMTDLTVILKKEATKEQINEALKSASEGAMKGIIEYATDPLVSIDIVGNPHSCIFDSELTAASGTLAKVIGWYDNETGYSTRTADLIQKLGEAMSK; encoded by the coding sequence ATGGCTAAAATTAAAGTCGCCATTAACGGCTTCGGCCGCATTGGCCGCCTGACGTTCAAGTCTCTTCTTGGCCGCGACAACGTGGAAGTTGTAGCAATCAACGACCTGACCGATAACAAGACGCTGGCTCACCTGCTGAAGTACGACTCGGTACACGGCCGCTTCAACGGCACCGTGTCGTACGACGAGGAAAGCCTGACGGTAAACGGGCAGCGCATTGCCGCCCTGGCCGAGCGCGACCCCAAGCTGTTGCCCTGGGGCAGCATGGGCGTTGACGTAGTGCTCGAATCGACCGGCCGCTTCGTGGACGAAGCTGGCGCTGGTCAGCACATCACCGCTGGCGCCAAGAAAGTTGTGATTTCGGCTCCCGCTACGGGCAACATTCCGACCGTAGTACTGGGCGTCAACGAAGATATCCTGACCGGCGACGAGACCATCATCTCCAACGCCAGCTGCACCACCAACTGCCTGGCCCCGATGGCTAAGGTCCTGGACGAGGTGTTCGGTATCGAGAAGGGTTACATCACCACGGTGCACGCCTACACTTCCGACCAGAACCTGCAGGATGCGCCTCACAAGGATCTGCGTCGTGCCCGCGCCGCGGCGTACAGCATCATCCCCACCAGCACCGGCGCCGCCAAGGCCGTGGGTCTGGTGCTGCCCACGCTGAAGGGTAAGCTCGACGGCTTGGCCATGCGCGTCCCCGTGCCGGATGGCTCGATGACCGACTTGACCGTAATTCTGAAGAAAGAAGCAACCAAGGAGCAGATCAACGAGGCGCTGAAGTCGGCCTCGGAAGGTGCCATGAAGGGCATCATCGAGTACGCCACCGACCCGCTGGTGAGCATTGACATCGTGGGCAACCCCCACAGCTGTATCTTCGACTCGGAGCTGACGGCCGCCAGCGGCACGCTGGCCAAGGTAATCGGCTGGTACGACAACGAAACCGGCTACAGCACCCGCACTGCCGACCTGATCCAGAAGCTGGGTGAGGCCATGAGCAAGTAA
- a CDS encoding lipocalin-like domain-containing protein, whose amino-acid sequence MEFDMKVTKTEMTRYDRGKTPNDNPFTYKYKVDGQKLTCTTAGGHTFTMTVKELSGNRFSWHQDDIDPKSFNYTIDMVMQR is encoded by the coding sequence ATCGAGTTCGATATGAAGGTGACCAAAACGGAAATGACCCGGTATGATCGTGGCAAAACGCCCAATGACAACCCCTTTACCTACAAGTACAAAGTGGATGGCCAAAAGCTAACCTGCACCACTGCCGGAGGACATACCTTTACGATGACCGTGAAGGAACTCTCAGGCAACCGTTTTTCCTGGCATCAGGATGACATAGACCCTAAATCATTCAACTATACCATCGATATGGTGATGCAACGCTGA
- a CDS encoding TonB-dependent receptor, whose product MRHFYRLIFVLLSCGPSSIALAQQRPTSLLFTGEVTKGRFPELVKQLEAQTPYRLYYQAEALDTLSVTLRAQNQPVDSVLRAVLAKTRFRFAIDQERRVFITPGSAIQPNLPDPFFLSGSTEAVVVADEPVAAQEAPTTGSSELRLYEIGRKAAGPAPSRVTLAGHVRDKTTGEPVIGAAVFVEAPTNTGASTDQFGYFALTLPPGRYEVRVRAIGIKNTKRQVLLNADGKLEIEAEEDITPLKEVIIEAEKDRNVAGMQMGVEKLDIKTMRQVPTAFGETDILRVVLTLPGVKSVGEGSTGMNVRGGATDQNLILFNDATIYNPAHLFGFFSAFNPDVLKSVELYKSAVPAKYGGRLSSVLEIATRDGNKKKFSGSGGIGLMTSRLTLEGPIIKDRTSFIVAGRTSYSDWILHQIPNKTYQESSASFYDLNAHISHQINDKNTIYATGYLSRDQFKLATDTLYKYLNQTASVKWQHNFNNKLYGVLTGSYSKYQYSITNQKNPVNASELAFGIKQSNLQADFSYFHNNKHTIDFGLNNIYYSVAAGSLVPLGTESLIKRDVLPQEQALEQALYVSDKIDLTPRFAVSLGLRYSLFNALGPRDTYRYLPGLSKSENTITDTVSHKAGSSIATYHGPEYRLSAKYSVSDNASVKASYNRMRQYIHMLSNTASMSPTDIWKLSDDYIRPQVGDQYSIGFYRNFKNNTIETSVETYYKSMHDFVDYKSGATLLLNHHIETDVVNAEGKAYGVEVMVKKLTGKLNGWVSYTYSRSLVRVDTGPNGDVINGGKFYPSNFDKPHDVTLIGNYRFSRRFSTSLNFTYNTGRPITLPLAKFYVGNSMRVYYSERNAYRVPDYYRADFALNIEGNHKIKKLAHGSWTLAVYNLTGRKNPYSVYYKAENGQINGYQLSIFGRPIPTITYNFKF is encoded by the coding sequence ATGAGGCATTTTTACCGTTTGATTTTCGTATTGCTGAGCTGTGGCCCCAGCAGCATCGCGCTGGCTCAGCAACGGCCCACCTCCCTGTTATTCACTGGAGAGGTTACGAAAGGTCGTTTTCCCGAGTTAGTAAAGCAGCTGGAAGCCCAGACGCCCTACCGCTTGTATTACCAGGCCGAAGCCCTGGATACGCTCAGCGTGACGCTGCGGGCCCAAAATCAACCCGTGGACAGCGTATTGCGGGCCGTGCTGGCCAAAACGCGCTTCCGCTTCGCCATCGACCAGGAGCGCCGCGTGTTTATTACGCCCGGTAGCGCCATTCAGCCCAATCTGCCCGACCCATTTTTCCTGTCAGGCTCGACGGAGGCAGTGGTAGTGGCCGATGAGCCGGTGGCCGCTCAGGAAGCACCGACGACGGGTAGCTCGGAATTGCGGCTGTACGAAATCGGCCGGAAGGCGGCGGGCCCGGCGCCCAGCCGCGTGACGCTGGCGGGCCACGTGCGCGACAAAACCACCGGGGAGCCCGTCATTGGGGCAGCCGTGTTTGTGGAAGCACCCACGAATACCGGCGCTTCCACCGACCAGTTTGGTTATTTCGCCCTGACGCTGCCCCCCGGCCGCTACGAGGTGCGGGTGCGCGCCATCGGCATCAAGAATACCAAGCGTCAGGTGCTGCTCAACGCCGACGGCAAGCTCGAAATCGAGGCGGAAGAGGATATTACGCCGCTGAAGGAGGTAATTATCGAAGCCGAAAAGGACCGCAACGTGGCCGGCATGCAGATGGGCGTCGAAAAGCTCGACATCAAGACGATGCGGCAGGTACCCACGGCCTTCGGCGAAACCGACATTCTGCGGGTAGTGCTGACGCTGCCCGGCGTGAAGTCGGTGGGGGAAGGCAGCACGGGCATGAACGTGCGGGGCGGGGCTACCGACCAGAATCTGATTCTGTTCAACGACGCAACGATCTATAACCCGGCCCACTTATTCGGCTTCTTTTCGGCCTTCAACCCCGACGTGCTCAAGAGCGTGGAATTGTATAAGAGCGCCGTGCCGGCTAAGTATGGTGGCCGCTTGTCGTCGGTGCTGGAAATTGCTACCCGCGACGGGAATAAGAAGAAGTTCAGCGGCTCGGGCGGCATTGGCCTGATGACCAGCCGCCTCACGCTGGAAGGCCCGATTATCAAGGACCGCACGTCGTTCATCGTGGCCGGCCGCACCAGCTATTCCGATTGGATTCTGCACCAGATTCCAAACAAAACCTACCAGGAAAGCTCGGCCTCCTTTTATGACCTGAACGCTCATATCAGTCACCAGATCAACGACAAGAACACGATTTACGCCACCGGCTACCTCAGCCGGGACCAGTTTAAGCTGGCTACCGACACGCTCTACAAATACCTGAACCAGACGGCCAGCGTGAAGTGGCAGCATAACTTTAACAACAAGCTCTACGGCGTGCTCACGGGCTCCTACAGCAAGTACCAGTACAGCATTACCAACCAGAAAAACCCGGTTAACGCGTCGGAGCTGGCCTTCGGCATCAAGCAGAGCAACCTGCAGGCCGACTTCAGCTATTTTCACAACAACAAGCACACCATTGACTTCGGGCTAAACAACATCTACTACTCGGTGGCCGCCGGCAGCCTGGTGCCGCTGGGCACCGAGTCGTTGATTAAGCGGGATGTGCTACCCCAGGAGCAGGCCCTGGAGCAGGCCTTGTACGTGTCCGACAAAATTGACCTGACGCCCCGTTTTGCCGTGTCGCTGGGGCTGCGCTATTCCCTGTTTAATGCCCTGGGCCCGCGCGACACGTACCGTTACCTACCGGGCTTGTCGAAGTCGGAAAATACGATAACCGACACCGTTTCGCACAAAGCCGGGTCGAGCATTGCCACCTACCACGGGCCGGAGTACCGGCTTTCGGCTAAGTACTCGGTGTCGGACAACGCGTCGGTAAAGGCCAGCTATAACCGCATGCGCCAGTACATTCACATGCTCTCGAACACGGCCTCGATGTCGCCGACCGATATCTGGAAGCTCAGCGACGACTATATCCGGCCCCAGGTGGGCGACCAGTACTCTATCGGCTTCTACCGCAATTTCAAGAACAACACGATTGAGACGTCGGTGGAGACTTACTACAAGTCCATGCACGACTTTGTGGACTACAAGAGCGGGGCCACGCTGCTGCTCAACCACCACATCGAAACCGACGTGGTAAATGCCGAGGGCAAGGCCTACGGCGTGGAGGTGATGGTGAAAAAGCTCACTGGCAAGCTCAACGGTTGGGTCAGCTACACCTACTCCCGCTCCCTGGTGCGGGTCGATACAGGCCCCAACGGCGACGTTATTAACGGCGGCAAGTTCTACCCCAGCAATTTCGACAAGCCCCACGACGTGACCCTGATTGGCAACTACCGGTTTAGCCGGCGGTTTAGCACCTCGCTCAACTTCACCTACAACACCGGCCGGCCCATCACCCTGCCGCTGGCTAAGTTTTACGTGGGCAACTCGATGCGGGTGTATTACTCGGAGCGCAACGCCTACCGCGTGCCCGACTACTACCGGGCCGACTTTGCCCTCAACATCGAGGGGAATCACAAGATCAAGAAGCTGGCCCACGGCTCCTGGACCCTGGCGGTATACAACCTGACGGGCCGCAAAAACCCCTATTCGGTGTACTACAAGGCCGAAAACGGGCAAATCAACGGCTACCAGCTGTCCATCTTCGGCCGGCCCATCCCGACCATCACCTACAACTTCAAATTCTAG
- a CDS encoding DUF4249 domain-containing protein has protein sequence MNSPLNLRAGLLLLCCALLLSLSGCIESFEPSGGTVTPNFLVVDGFLNSDGVTTIKLTRSLGLKAKTAPAAEAKAKLFVEEENGLRYALPETTAGTYVSARLSLNPTKRYRLFFTTANNRAYATDYTRAKLTPPIDKVSWLVEGDVVRVQVSAHDDANQTQYYRWDAEETWEFTSAYRSYYEWVGSKMKRRTQDIYRCWTTQPSGVIKLNTTTKLSQDVVADFPLLTLASSSVKLRYKYSVLVKQYAQTVEEFAYWEALRKNTENIGTLFDPLPSQLTGNVHCLTDPSEQVLGYIGAYSVQEQRLFISRDQLPASWKSDTGYETCGKPDTVEYRNAAVSFRTTNYIPLDSLEARGYTAQYADCADCRRRGTNVPPAFWK, from the coding sequence ATGAATTCCCCCCTGAACCTGCGGGCCGGCCTGCTCCTGCTGTGCTGCGCGCTGCTGCTGAGTTTGTCCGGTTGCATCGAGAGCTTTGAGCCCAGCGGCGGTACCGTGACCCCGAATTTTCTGGTAGTAGATGGGTTTCTGAACAGCGACGGGGTGACAACCATCAAGCTCACGCGCAGCCTGGGACTAAAAGCCAAAACGGCCCCAGCAGCGGAAGCCAAGGCCAAACTGTTTGTGGAGGAAGAAAACGGCCTGCGCTACGCCCTGCCCGAAACCACGGCCGGCACCTACGTTTCCGCGCGCCTAAGCCTGAACCCGACCAAGCGCTACCGGCTGTTCTTCACCACGGCCAACAACCGCGCGTACGCAACGGATTACACCCGGGCCAAACTCACGCCCCCTATTGATAAGGTTTCTTGGCTCGTGGAAGGCGACGTAGTGCGGGTGCAGGTCAGCGCCCACGACGACGCCAACCAGACCCAGTACTACCGCTGGGACGCGGAAGAAACCTGGGAATTCACCTCTGCCTACCGTAGCTATTATGAATGGGTGGGCAGCAAGATGAAGCGCCGCACCCAAGACATTTATCGGTGTTGGACGACGCAGCCCAGCGGCGTGATTAAGCTTAACACTACCACCAAGCTGAGCCAGGACGTGGTAGCTGATTTTCCGCTGCTGACCTTGGCCTCGAGCTCGGTGAAGCTGCGCTACAAGTACAGCGTGCTGGTCAAGCAGTACGCCCAGACCGTGGAGGAGTTTGCCTACTGGGAAGCCCTGCGCAAGAACACGGAAAACATCGGCACCCTCTTCGACCCCTTGCCCAGTCAGCTCACGGGCAACGTGCACTGCCTGACCGACCCCAGCGAGCAGGTGCTGGGCTACATCGGGGCCTACTCGGTGCAGGAACAGCGCCTCTTCATCAGCCGCGACCAGCTGCCCGCCAGCTGGAAATCCGACACCGGCTACGAAACCTGTGGGAAACCCGACACGGTGGAATACCGCAACGCGGCCGTCTCCTTCCGCACGACTAATTACATTCCGCTCGATTCGCTGGAAGCCCGGGGCTACACGGCCCAGTATGCTGACTGCGCCGACTGCCGCCGCCGGGGTACCAACGTGCCGCCCGCCTTCTGGAAATAG
- a CDS encoding DUF4249 domain-containing protein, whose amino-acid sequence MSGCIESFEPKEGSTTPPSLLVVDGFLNSQGVTTIKLTRSLGLKAKTAPAAEAKAKLFVEEENGLRYTLFETTAGTYNSARLSLNPAKRYRLHFTTANNRAYATDYTRAKITPAVDEVHWLVEGDRVVVQVSAHDETNQTQYYRWDAEETWEFTSAYRSKLEALPGGGLIPREVSIYRCWGTQPGGLIKTFTTTKLSQDVVADFPLLTLASSSVKLRYKYSVLVKQYAQTVEEFAYWEALRKNTENIGTLFDPLPSQLTGNVHCLTDPSEQVLGYIGAYSVQEQRLFISRDQLPASWKSDTGYETCAKPDTIPKAYVHVSFLTPDYLPLEDVDKGVTAQYAKCVDCRLRGTNIQPSFWK is encoded by the coding sequence ATGAGCGGCTGCATCGAGAGTTTTGAGCCTAAAGAAGGCTCAACTACTCCCCCGAGCCTCCTGGTAGTGGATGGGTTTCTGAACAGCCAGGGGGTGACGACTATCAAGCTCACGCGCAGCCTGGGACTAAAAGCCAAAACGGCCCCAGCAGCGGAAGCCAAGGCCAAACTGTTTGTGGAGGAAGAAAACGGCCTGCGCTACACCCTATTCGAAACCACGGCCGGCACTTACAATTCGGCCCGCCTGAGCCTGAACCCGGCTAAGCGCTACCGGCTGCACTTTACCACGGCCAACAACCGCGCGTATGCAACGGATTACACCCGGGCTAAAATCACCCCGGCTGTCGACGAGGTGCATTGGCTCGTGGAAGGTGACCGGGTAGTGGTGCAAGTCAGCGCCCACGACGAGACCAACCAGACCCAGTACTACCGCTGGGATGCGGAAGAAACCTGGGAGTTTACCTCTGCCTACCGCAGCAAGCTGGAGGCTCTACCTGGGGGTGGACTAATACCCCGTGAAGTAAGTATCTACCGCTGCTGGGGCACCCAGCCCGGCGGCCTAATCAAGACGTTCACTACCACCAAGCTGAGCCAGGACGTGGTAGCTGATTTTCCGCTGCTGACCTTGGCCTCGAGCTCGGTGAAGCTGCGCTATAAGTACAGCGTGCTGGTCAAGCAGTACGCCCAGACCGTGGAGGAGTTTGCCTACTGGGAAGCCCTGCGCAAGAACACGGAAAACATCGGCACCCTCTTCGACCCCTTGCCCAGTCAGCTCACGGGCAACGTGCACTGCCTGACCGACCCCAGCGAGCAGGTGCTGGGCTACATCGGGGCCTACTCGGTGCAGGAACAGCGCCTCTTCATCAGCCGCGACCAGCTGCCCGCCAGCTGGAAGTCCGACACCGGCTACGAAACCTGTGCCAAGCCGGATACCATACCGAAGGCTTATGTACATGTTTCTTTCCTGACGCCTGATTATCTGCCTTTGGAAGATGTGGACAAAGGCGTGACGGCCCAGTATGCTAAGTGCGTCGACTGCCGCCTCCGGGGCACCAATATCCAGCCCTCTTTTTGGAAATAA